GTAGGCAGCTAAGCAGACCCATGTTTTCCAAAGACCTTCTTATAGATTTGATTAACCTCTACAAATTTAAAGTTATGTAAGTGTTTTATGGCGGCTGTATAATGCTGCCCTGTATCTTGAATCATGTTATTAGTTTCTCGAGCTTTTGAGATGGTGCGGATTTCATTTTTCTCTCAAGACAGACGCAGTCAAACTGAATCGGCTATTTCTTTTGCTAGATTGCATTGTATGGttaaaaaattatcttaaaattcgTTGGGGAGCTAAACGTTTTAGAAACTGTACGGCAGGAAGAATCTTATTGTAGAAATTAATTTGTCGACTACcgctgaaaaagaaaaacattataaaCTTGTGCCTATTCCTTTTTGACGCTTCATATTCTTTTCAGATAAACTAAAACAGAGTTTTGCTTGATTTTGATTTGTGTCGGAACAATGATACCAGAAAATGTGTTGTTGCTTTTTTAAGATACCTAAATGGAAGGCTGTAtgcaataaatgataatttaaatCAATCGGCGAGAGATAATTATTctatttaatgataaaacatttcactGGCATCATTGTTTTAAACTCTGTCGAATAATATAGGTACAGTAATTTAAATAAAATCGAACAAGTTCACCAATTAAAGTCTACAGACATATTAGACTGACCAATGTAACTTTAGAAGTAGTGTTTATGATTTTTGTTCCCATTAGttatataaatttacattcaCCATACactttgtatggaaagaaaaagcgtttattttcgtataaacaacatcgGTGTAATAATATCAGAGACCGCCCTTTTTACGACATTGCACGCGCAACCTGACGCCATTCacataaaacaataacaaaacggCGTCGTTCGAAGAACTCTTTCAAAATATGATGCCaaaatttcaaaaggaaattgtATTTAATTATAGTTTAAACTAGTATTTCCGATAGTAAGAATCAACACGCCTGAAAGATTTTTCACtgaatttgataatatttcagataaaaatcAAGGAACTATATTTTCATCGGACGGCAGattataatttaacaatttttcttgatatttcatgttttgattacACATTtcatagtttcttaccagtgaaaaaaaaaattaatattaagtGTAGTTAAActtgatatatttgatatttttcacaggTTTGAAAATACGAGGTATATTTCacattaatatttcaataactcgctgacaaatattttatatacgtTATTGAGTATCTCGCTTTAACATAACAAGAAACACAAGTACAGTATCTTCTACTACCGTCATTAAATGGGATTGGCTTATAAAAATAGAATcgaaacaataatataataattattcatatttttaagcATGTGTCAGTGTTACATCCGGTATATGTCGTTTTGTTCCattataaatataacatacatgtataaaggcTCTGTTATCATAACAATATCCAGTGACAATAAAATAGGAACAGAACGTATTTAATGTACttcattttctgtcattttgtttCCTGTTCAACTGACAATCTCCTATTCGAAGTTTTTACCGATCTCTCTATTTTTTTATGTTAGATAAGgttcagaaacaaaaacaattctaaaaaaaataattttatacaaggATTTAACAGTGGTCAAGTTACAATGGGTAtactatttaaaaacattttctttcgttCCTAAAGTCTAGTTGATTCAGATGCCGATTTTTTACACAAAGTCATAACATCTTGCCGAAACTTTTCACCACAGAGTACATACAATACGAAATTTATTGCGTTGTTTGTATACATCAACATATGCACTATAGCGCCAATGAGAGTTAATTATGCGTCCTTTTGTGCTGTTCTAAGTTCCAGAGGAAACCAGTATGGCTGTCCGATCCCGAAAATAACAGATGGTGATACAAGAACAACGAAAGTTAAATTCAGGATCAGAGCTGTTATTGTAAAATGTCGTGATATCCGCTTTCTTTCATATTCAGGACTATTTTGATACCCAGATATTTCATAACTTCTTCGAcgaaatgtttcatttgatttcAACTTAACAAATATAAGCGTATTGCATATAACGAAAACACAAAATGGAATTGCAAATGCAAAGGAAAAATCAATCCATGGCCAGATTCTCAGCATGAAATATTCGTGATCAATGTTTACACTACACATGTCAACATGTAAGATGTTGTTGTATTCAACATGAAGGCCGTACAAAAGATGGCCATTTAAAAGTGATAAGAACAGTAGAAGTGCAGTCATAGCAATGGCCAATCGTTTCTTTGTAACTATCGTTCGGACGCCAAATGGGCAACTTACACAAATATATCGCTCTATAGTTACAAAAACTAAAATCCACGCTGACAGCTGAAGTGTCAGGTACGTAAGAAACGTATGCAGTTTACAAGTTGCATCAGAGTAAATAGcgaattttatattttacacataCTCTACCCATTTCAGAAGAACAGAACAAACAAGAATAAGGCTATCCGTTCCCGAAAGAGTAATCAGAAGAAAacttgttgatgtttttttgttgtttgacTGTAAAAGCACAAGAATAGATATGCAATTACCCGGAAGTCCAAATATGAGAAGAATTGGAGGGTAGATGGCCTTGATAAGTTCCGCAAAACTGTACTCCCAGAATTCATTCAATGTAACGTTTTGCTTTTCAGAAATCAAATGTTTTGTATCGACAGTTATGTTTTCTCCAATATTAAAAATTATATCCATAAGTTAATGTATTTTTACTTGGTTTGTCTAAATAATCGAAAAATAAAACTGAGAAAGTTTTATAATCACATACCGATCTATAATTGTATAGTTCATAATATCCAAATATAGCACTATTTGACTCAGTACATTGCATGTCACAACCAGTCAGTAAAACTACAAACAACATAAATGTGTTTCGCTAATTCCggaatttataatttaaaagattCTATCTTTACTATCTGTTTCTTCAAgtgtaatgattattttattcacAACAAGAAAGTCTTACTTTATCTAAAGTCACATCGTGGAACACTACTGGCATGATTCTGATTTTACTTTGGAATCTGTTTATCAAAAATAAACTGAGCGATTCTAAGAACCAATAATATCTGTACACAATGCTATAGAGTTAAAAAAACAGCGGAAAAGTAATAACCTATATTATATTCGACATTTCTATCATCTTTCTGTGCCGGTATGAACGGTATGAATTTACTTTTCAAGTCACACAGACACAATCATTGTTACAAGGCTTTTGATGAGTAAAGAAGAGTTCAGGGACCGTAATGTAACTTAAAGTTatctttaaggaggtaggttaccttgttaccacggtaactttaaattaattaaactgcagcatttttttgtatttcgtataATTTAATGATTTGTCTACTACAATCTCacttccgtttatctctgtcccttcaagtacagtttttatccaggtttgatgtacatgaccctccaaactgattttatattgaaagaagaaggaaaatacggatatttaacacttttcagtgtatttttgtttcattgttatccgtagaagtctgcataactgatcattttactagtatgcgcattagctttctaatataagcttaaaatgtatttgctgcggggctcgtgtttccattaTAACGTAACTTCtcccatttttaaacaactatgtatgaaaaaggctttttttcgacggcttcagtgccagtCTTTTAATGACCagcatggaatatttgggtaaccTAATTAGCAAAATAACAAACACTTTGCATGGTACCATATtcttcttaaagtttaaagtaaccatgtcaacagagatgtttaaaatagcttataatttgctttttatcgttatttcttataaaaaagtattcaataaaattatcattCTTGTTAATGTAGATTTAAAACATCTTTTGTCTAACGTAAATAATAATTACGtgttatttgcattcatttaaacaaatttcacagcttaaaatacttacagcagtacccttcgtctgacATTTTATggaaaatcgttctgcatgctgttattattctcatggatattgttgaaatgcaaatgaaaagccggagctgtgtttcttaaatagaccagtgtcaacgcttttgaattttacatttagactttaggtcacgggcttcgtttccatggtaacatcaatttaattcaagaaaccacaattttctactgaaatttgaacaattttaaaggtTATATAGTTTtatacataagtaacaaattatcaacggaaactggaaaataggtattacaaatcaaactgtccaatttttatttgaaaatggccgtaataagtaaactttcacccaactatattttcaataacatcagttaccatcatccatttttatatattccgcataacatttcaatataactacataaaagaagcaaacttTTCATCATTATTCAgcagcgaaagactcataaaaaatatttcagcaaatatttgaaaaatttgaaaaacgaacaTATCTCGTACCAGTCGTAACAATAATAACAAAGCAGTAACATTCTTAAAGGGAGGGTTCTCCGGACAATCGAGTCGTTCAAATCTTTGCTTCCTCATTGTCATTTGTCAATCCAGATGCCTTCCTGAGGTTTAAGTAATGCGAAAAGCGATATATTAGTCAATTTTTTCAAGATTGAATGAAAGCTGAAGCTTGCAGTATGACTTGCATCGTTTCGCTGCGACTTTAAACAAATCGATACTCCTTCGTATATAAAATAACAGGAAAAGGGGCAGACAatgtgaaaatttatttgatttttgttcTAACACTTGTTTTTAAAATACTAATTACAAGAAAAACGTGTATCCGTTCTTATAAACTCTAAAGATGTGTTTGCAAATAAAGTCAGTTATATTAGAAACGTTCTGTTTCCTAAAATATACGGATTCCAAAGAAAACAACGTTACAATTTATCGTTTTGAGATCTTTTCATGTTGTCATATTTTAGGAAGGCGGAGAAATATATCACGAAGAAAGAATGTTGATTATATCCCAAGAAAAATTAAATGTATGCACTTAGCACGGAAGGCTCAGACAGTACAAGTCCATGTTGTTTTCCTTTAAGTTAGATATCTTCTCATGAACTGAAACTGTGTTTATTGTGCGGGGTAAAACGTGTATATTGCACTACCATATATAATtctcaccgatgtgagttcgatcctcgctCGGGGCcttgcattcttcatgtgaggaagccatccagcttttGATAAAACGATCACTAGATTTCCGATGCAGATCTCGTGCATATTTTTCGACCTATAAGTATAATACAGGTTATctcatgttttttctttgattaacGTTCAGCAGCGTGCTTAGATATAATCGGTTCTTAGAATAGCATCAACAGGCTTATCAGTACAGCAAAATCTGATTATCGTGCCTTATAGATTGTTTGGAAcgattttcaaaatttactttttttaagaaaagtgGAGAGATAGAGAATGATGAAAGATAATAATTCCAGGATAAACGTTTAATGTTTGTAACTTTTAATTAATGATTGTATTTGACGAGTCAAATATATATTGGTTTATTATTTTTTGACACCGACGTCACACCATTATAACAAAAGGTCACATTTCTAAAGTTTTGATGGTGGGAAAAAACTTAAGGTGCCCATCCTTGCATTTTCACATGGGTATATAGGTACATGTGTAGAACCGTAAAAGAACGGAACAATTCTACACCCTAAGTGAGGTCTCAAACCAACAGCGGTGAAGGGCTTtcttatatataaaaagaaaatgtagggataatacatgtttttgaGTATTAACGTCTACAGAAGCAAGCTCGCGGGAATGTTAGtcaccgagaccgaaggtcgaggtcacaaacatatacCAAGGGCTTCTGCacacgttaatacacaaaacaaacgagTGTTGtcgttattcttgcataaaacataatcattacacgacgactaaatgtattgtttccATATGTTACGACTTTACGATCCGGTACAtatttaattaccattctgttgttcttggaaacagtaaacatgttttaaatatccataaccagtgctcagaaatcaacaacactaccaaaagtaCGTAATAAAGGcttttaaacaatgttttatctcccgttattacaaacatgatattactaataatattacatattacttaaaaatttggtaaacaggagcacaatttcaagaataataactttacattcgagttattttaaGTACGAACACATATCGAGTACGGATGAATACGAACGTAGTTTCAAGctttcaaactttttcatttaaattcttcgagaaattagataaaaacataccgactgatacttaccaaaatcattaatatgattcctaaaaacaaacagacGCACAaattacacgcgattcttaaacattgacgattatctacaaaaactgaaacgacgaAGAGTTCTAAAAGGGCAGTAAACAAGGGgagaagcgagtacgaacatttTTGGGGGCAGTGCActtggcgttggtaactgatacaaaacattctatggattagattgctTCTTAAGTATTGTGGACTTAAGAAGATACTGTTGTATTCCAAACGAAAGCCGTACAAAAGATGACTGTTCAAACTAGAATTAGAGACATGTCAAAAGATTGTAGAAGTGTGGTCATAGCATCTTTGTCGCAAAAGTTCTTACTACAGTTGTGTATCTTACACAAATATATCACTCAAGAGTAACAAATCAGAATTTATTAGCCGTAAAATAGTTGGAttccttcctcacatgaagaattcaacgcctcaagTGAGGTTCGGATCCTTATAGGTGAAGAGCAAATTATTCAaggtcagcgacattaaccactcggccatggaggctccCTCGTTTTCACTAGTCTAACATGTCAAAATAAATACGTTATTGTGCTGTAAAATCTCAAGTCATGTAAGCAAAATATCCATATTAGCTTGCATACGGGCAATGCCAACTTATGTGCATGCAGATAAAGTAAGGTACAtgccaaaattatatttttatttatagatttatttattgctctaaataaaataattatgaaaatagaaATCTTTATATTACAAGAAAAGTTACTTCTATAACAAACGCAACCTTACTACAGGTTGTCCAAAGATGGCTTCGCGTGTAAAGTTAGCTGTACAGGCATGAATCTAATGGTTCCaggatctctctctctctctctctctctctctctctctctgcgcCGGGACCTGATAGGGAATGTTGTTGCGAGCTGGTAACGCTCGCTGTGACGGGTGTGTGGTTCTACTAAATCAG
This window of the Mercenaria mercenaria strain notata chromosome 5, MADL_Memer_1, whole genome shotgun sequence genome carries:
- the LOC128557072 gene encoding LOW QUALITY PROTEIN: kappa-type opioid receptor-like (The sequence of the model RefSeq protein was modified relative to this genomic sequence to represent the inferred CDS: substituted 1 base at 1 genomic stop codon), which codes for MTALLLFLSLLNGHLLYGLHVEYNNILHVDMCSVNIDHEYFMLRIWPWIDFSFAFAIPFCVFVICNTLIFVKLKSNETFRRRSYEISGYQNSPEYERKRISRHFTITALILNLTFVVLVSPSVIFGIGQPYWFPLELRTAQKDAXLTLIGAIVHMLMYTNNAINFVLYVLCGEKFRQDVMTLCKKSASESTRL